From a region of the Leptidea sinapis chromosome 6, ilLepSina1.1, whole genome shotgun sequence genome:
- the LOC126965105 gene encoding acyl-protein thioesterase 1: protein MEPNPVIIASTAKQTATLIFFHGLGDTGHGWASTIAALRGPHIKVLCPTASPIPVTLNAGFRMPSWFDLRTLDATAPEDEEGILRATSLVHGLISDEVKAGIPANRIVLGGFSQGGALALHSALTYPESVAGVMALSCWLPRHAHFPNAVKAPKDLPIFQAHGDCDPVVPYKWGQMTASFLKTFMTNMEFNTYQGLSHSSSEAELKDMKAFIEKRLPSI from the exons ATGGAGCCCAATCCTGTAATTATTGCTTCTACAGCAAAACAGACGGCCACA cttatCTTTTTTCATGGTCTTGGTGATACTGG ACATGGATGGGCTAGCACAATAGCTGCCTTACGAGGGCCtcatattaaagttttatgTCCAACTGCTTCTCCTATTCCTGTTACATTGAATGCTGGTTTCCGTATGCCATCCTGGTTCGATTTAAGAACTTTAGATGCTACAGCTCCTGAAGACGAAGAAGGTATATTACGTGCAACAAGCCTTGTGCATGGGCTTATTTCTGATGAAGTGAAG GCTGGTATACCTGCAAATAGAATCGTGCTTGGTGGATTCTCTCAAGGAGGTGCATTGGCGCTTCACTCTGCTCTCACGTATCCCGAAAGTGTCGCCGGCGTTATGGCGCTCTCGTGTTGGTTGCCAAGACACGCTCATTTCCCCAACGCAGTTAAGGCTCCAAAAGATTTGCCA atctTCCAGGCGCACGGTGACTGCGATCCAGTCGTACCATACAAGTGGGGTCAAATGACAGCGTCGTTCTTGAAAACATTTATGACCAATATGGAGTTCAATACCTACCAAGGGTTGTCGCACAGCTCATCGGAGGCCGAGCTTAAGGATATGAAGGCGTTTATAGAAAAGAGATTGCCGTCAATTTAA